A window of the Acidobacteriota bacterium genome harbors these coding sequences:
- a CDS encoding EAL domain-containing protein, whose product MERPTAVEIDCIGLLNRTGVGTFRVATDGTILDCNEACASMLGWESRSELLAEGRFPYLNESDRLMIMSAIETLETVHGLEVSMRRKDGTFAWVCQSVTRIQGDEGPVMAGTMMDITEQRIAAERFEYQAQHDPMSGLSGRTLFMDQARASLARTRRRHGSAAMVFIDIDDLLSINEQYGRAAGDAVITETATRIQEIVRDEDLVGRFGSDEFLVLLADTEDEGIALSVGQRIIDSLTLPILVNGLELSVTASAGISFFPSDSTDCDILVERAGTAMYRAKETGSSKIRMFEEARNERAFERAFLLNALHKALDAGEFSVRYQPQIDIRTGSIRSLEVKILWNHEIFGLVGSDTFLPLADKLDLSARISEWALTQAGEQLSHWIAQGLTLPRVAINLSSRQMDDVEIPIRLAATLEERGLESSMFQVEIAERTLCARASAMMMTSAFSELGFRVAIDDFGTGGCSMRDLKHLEVDSLKIDRSFIDNISESSEDAAIVDGLITTGRGLGFNVAATGVRNRNQMMLLRNLECTLMQGDYLGKPVPAIELGELLRMQH is encoded by the coding sequence GTGGAACGACCAACGGCCGTGGAAATCGACTGCATAGGACTGCTCAACCGGACCGGAGTCGGCACTTTCAGAGTGGCGACGGACGGAACAATTCTCGACTGCAACGAGGCATGTGCATCAATGCTGGGATGGGAGTCCCGCAGCGAGCTGCTGGCCGAGGGTCGATTCCCCTATCTCAACGAGTCAGACCGGCTGATGATCATGTCGGCCATTGAAACGCTCGAGACCGTTCATGGGCTCGAGGTCAGCATGCGGCGCAAGGATGGTACGTTCGCATGGGTCTGCCAGAGCGTCACTCGGATTCAAGGAGACGAAGGGCCGGTGATGGCCGGCACGATGATGGACATCACCGAGCAGCGGATCGCCGCCGAGCGATTCGAATATCAGGCTCAGCATGATCCGATGTCCGGCCTGTCCGGTCGAACACTTTTCATGGACCAGGCTCGCGCTTCGCTGGCTCGTACCAGACGCCGCCACGGCTCGGCCGCGATGGTCTTCATCGACATCGACGACCTGCTCTCGATCAACGAACAGTACGGCCGCGCTGCCGGTGACGCCGTCATCACCGAGACGGCAACCCGGATTCAGGAAATCGTTCGCGACGAGGATCTCGTCGGACGTTTCGGAAGCGACGAATTTCTCGTCCTTCTGGCCGACACCGAAGACGAAGGCATCGCTCTTTCCGTCGGACAGCGGATCATCGACTCGCTCACTCTTCCCATCCTCGTCAACGGCTTGGAGCTGTCTGTCACTGCGAGCGCCGGAATCTCCTTCTTCCCCTCCGACTCGACCGACTGCGACATACTCGTCGAGCGCGCCGGTACGGCAATGTATCGCGCAAAGGAAACCGGATCGAGCAAGATCCGCATGTTCGAGGAAGCGAGAAACGAGCGCGCATTCGAACGGGCCTTTCTGCTCAACGCGCTTCACAAGGCGCTTGACGCGGGCGAATTCTCCGTACGCTACCAGCCCCAGATCGACATCCGAACCGGCTCGATCAGAAGCCTCGAGGTCAAGATCCTCTGGAATCACGAGATCTTCGGACTCGTCGGCTCCGATACGTTTCTTCCGCTCGCCGACAAGCTCGACCTCAGCGCCCGGATCAGTGAATGGGCATTGACCCAGGCCGGTGAGCAGCTCAGTCACTGGATTGCGCAGGGACTGACGCTCCCCCGCGTCGCAATCAATCTCTCGAGCCGTCAGATGGACGATGTCGAGATTCCGATCCGCCTGGCCGCGACGCTCGAGGAGCGCGGTCTCGAGTCCTCGATGTTCCAGGTCGAGATCGCAGAGCGTACCCTCTGCGCACGGGCCAGCGCGATGATGATGACCTCCGCATTCAGCGAGCTCGGATTCCGCGTCGCCATCGACGACTTCGGAACGGGCGGATGCTCGATGCGGGATCTGAAACACCTCGAGGTCGATTCTCTGAAGATCGATCGTTCGTTCATCGACAATATCTCGGAATCGAGCGAGGATGCGGCGATCGTCGACGGCCTGATCACGACGGGCCGTGGACTCGGTTTCAACGTCGCTGCTACCGGAGTTCGAAACAGGAATCAGATGATGTTGCTGCGCAATCTCGAGTGCACTCTGATGCAGGGTGATTATCTCGGGAAGCCGGTTCCGGCTATCGAGTTGGGTGAGCTCCTGCGTATGCAGCATTGA